Part of the Prunus dulcis chromosome 8, ALMONDv2, whole genome shotgun sequence genome is shown below.
ttatttttcatggCTCTAGCTATATCACACAGAAAATAGAGTTAAAAAAACCCCATACTATATGGATACATTCCAAGTCGACAACAGTGTAGAGCAGGAGAGGCAACAACGGTTGTCAGGCCAACCATACATAGGCCCAAATTCACAAGCGGGTCATAGGGGGCAAAGCTTTCTCCAACACAGCTTACATACCACTAATCCACATATGAGTCACTTCCAGGTGAATCTTAATCAATTGTTGTTCCATCATCTAATGAGTAAAACTTTCCCAGTTTTcagagtttttcttttctcctccTTTCATCTGCTCAGCATTTCAATAGGggataaaattatttgataaCTAAAACTTCTACCTTGTAAATAAACTCAACCTTACAAATAATGCAAGGATTCTTATTCTCCCCCATTTGTAATTGCTACAGGCCACTGTCAGTCAGTTACTGACATCAACCTCATGCCACTGCCACATAGATTGCCAATATTTCTCCCACTTCCTTTGTTTAACCCTCGTAATCTAACTATAACGTAGTGCAAAGTTCCTCCGGGTCTACATTAATCTACCCATGTGTCAAGGGACATTTCCTTCATAGAAGTTTCACATACCTTCAGCAAACAAACGCTCAGCTAATATTGATACGAGAGATAAGGATTAGTTCTGTGAACGAGGCAAGTAAAGACAAAAACTACTTTAGACAACCAACTGCAAGATATTTGCTACTATGTtcttcaaaaccaaaataagaACTTCCTTAAGCTTTTCAGATGAAAGCTGTCCAGCATATTGTCAGCTATGCCACTGAGTTCAGCACAAACATGACTGCAAATAACAATCTCTAAGGCATATTCAATTCAACAGCCCTGAAAATCCTTCAATTTCTATTTGCATAGTTGCACGATCAATACAAACTTGAGGTAGATCAAAAATATTACCATGAGCCGCTGACTACCTAAACTCCAAAGAAGACATCTCTAAACCCAAAAGAGCATGAAAATACACATTGTAATATGCTTTTCACTGGCACATTAGTTTTCCAAACATCTTTTGAGAGAAAGACGACCCTCTAAACCCAAAAGAACATGAAAATAAGACCACATTCTAATATGCTTATCAACTTTCACAAACTCTATGTCTGTAacctaaaaccctaaaccttatCTGAACCCTCACGCACTCAAGCAGAGTACTATTTGACACGACTTGTTCATCAGCACCTAACTCAATCATTTCCAAGCTATCCATATCGAAAACCTACCTCAACAATTCCCAAGCTATCCGTACAGAATACatcaataacaaaaacaaataaaaattacctATAGCATATAAACTCTAAGAGCATACAAGCAAATCAGGTTACTTAAAAACTTGCCTCCTGGATCTGAGTGATAAGAAAGTATAAAACTTACAACCAGACCAGAAATATCAAAAGCAAGTGGtgttttaaatgttttgacCAAAACTACATTCCACAGACCCCTATCAATCAAAATACACGCTTCAACTCTTTGCAATGCACCATAACCCCTATATGCTTAAACAGTACAATGCAATTATACACTAAACTTATGTAACATAACtgcgtttttttttctttggtcacATGCTCCAATTGAACATACACATTAATTTGATCTCTCGTTTATTCCTCCTCAGAATCACAATCAATATCTTGATTCATTTTCCATAACAAAACATGTAACAAACACAACTACAAGAATTATTAAAAACCATAAAATTTAGCAtctttaagaaattaaatgtAAACAGACACTAACCATCACTCCAAATCCATAAAAACATCCCCATACAAACccaatttcttttcaaattgaagaaacaagagggttcattttaattttccttACTTGCCCATTGACGCAATCCAATCCACACCCGCACTGTGGGCACTCGTAAAAGTTGTCAATCGGAAACGCAGCAGAAGCGATCCCCACAGAGAATTCAAGATTGTCGCCGCTCCGAGTGACCTCGACGATGTTGAGCCACAAGAACAAGACCTTGACGCTAACCCCAGTGAGCCCAGAGAGCTTGTTCTTGGAGATAGAGCCACTGATGGTGGACTTATACTTGAGCTGGTACGACCCTTCCAATGCGAAACTGCAGGAACCGTTCAAATAAGCTCGGAATTGACCGTTGCTTCGGTCTAGTTCGTAACCAGTGACGCCCTTCGGGAGCAGACCCATCGGGAAGTCAAAGTCTTGGATGATATCGTACGCCGACCGTGAGTCATCGTTGCCAGCGGCGGCCGTTGATGACGTAGCGAATGGGGATAGGATGACGAAGAGGGCGAGAATGGCTGCGAGAGACGACATGGTTTGGGCTTTCGGATTTTCTCTCGCTTCTCTCtccccaaattttttgttgcttttggTATTTTTCCGGGAATTGTTGTTGGTGGAGAGTGGGTTTGGCTTTGACTGACAGCGGTGGAGACGACGTATACAGTCCGAATACTTCAAGAATAGTTCTTCAAAAACGGCGACGTATGGAGGAGTTTGTATTCTTTTAGGTAGTCACGCGCTGTTGGCTTGGCAAAGGACGTGGTGACTTTTCTGTAATAAGAAAGCCAGGTTCACATTTGGAGGCTCTCTTCCAAAAAAACGGAAGGGGGGAATAGTAATTTCTCACTGACGGTGAcacatattattttaaaaagtcaAGCTTTTTGATCGTCTGTGTGGATCTCTACAGCGGGTTAGGTAGGAACGGAAAGTCGAATGAACAGAAATAGAATTGTAGTTGGAGTTGGGCAACAGCCCAACACTGTACATCTTAAGGccctttctatttttaattatcCAACCACCTTTTTCTGCACGTTGATAACTaccccttcttcttttcttttttcctttttcatttacCTCTTTCTCGCATATGGTTTTTCTAGGTGCAAGATATTAGGGAGCTCATTGTTGATGTTTTAGACGTAGCGACACTATCCCACTGTTAAGGGGATGATTTATGCGACGATAACATGTTAATAACACTATCCCTCCTTTATGTCCACATGCTTGGGAggaatatgcaataaaaagCTCAACAACCAGTCAAACCAGTATGGATGGCAAATGAGTACCATTGGTAGATCCTTACCTGCCAAGCTTATAGTAATGGTGCAGGAGCAACCACTATTTGCTAACTTGTGAAGTTGTGAGTGGTACAAACTCATGCAAATTATGAAAATCCGTCACATATTATAATGGTATTGTAAATTTATTCTCAGATCATATAGTCATGAAAGTCGGATACTAACATAATGCCATGTCTAAACTGCATTTAGgcaatgaaaaattgaaaactaacTCAATTAAGCCGAGGACACTAAATTATTGATCTTAATCTTCCTTCCCTTCCCATTGACACAATCAAAACCGCAACCACAGGTTGGGCTCTCAACGAAATTACTGACTGGAAAGTCCGCGGAGGCGATGCCCACAGAGAACTCGAGCTTATCGTCGTCACGAATCACCTTGACGATGCTCAGCCACAGAAAGAGCACCTTCACTTTGATGCCACTCAAGCTCGAGATCTTGTCATCCGTTATCACACCGGTTATGGTGGACTTGTACTTCAACTTATAGGAGTCAATGGAAAAGGAACAAGTGCCATTCAAGTAGACTGTGAACTTACCTGTGGAGTTGTCTAGCTCATAGCCCAATGCGCCCTTGGGAAGAATGCCAACTGGGAAGTCATAATCTTCCAGGACTTCGTAAACTGTCAGCTCGTCGTTGACAGATGCAGATGGGGTTGAGAAGGAGACCAGAAGGAAGAGAGATAGCCAGAGCAGTGTTTCCTTTGGAGACATGGTGGATGAAGTTTTGACTGTTTGGTTATGCAGGCTCTAAACGGTAGATGGAAGTTGGAACATACATATAGATAAATTTGAGagacaaaacaaagaatatTCCATTTGATTCATTTGTGCATACatgatacatatataaattgcacACAACAAAGCAGATCTTATATAGAGAGGGCTAGCTCTAATGCTCTATTTGCAAAGCCCTCTTTTAATCTAAAAGGGGGATGGGGACTCGAAGTTAGATGGTGCACGCGATGGGCTTACTGTCCTCGGCAACTGGCCTAACTCACTTCTGCTGCATATAGTTAGTTAGACTTCATAAGTGCTCTCACCGAATGTGATGGCACGGCGCTACTCACCAACTGTTGACAAGCAAATCCACAGCCACACTGCGGGCTCTCCTCAAAGTTGTCAATTGAAAAGTCGGCTGAAGCAATCCCCACGGAGAATTGTAGCTCATCGCCATTTCGAACCACTTCCACTATGTCGATCCAGAAGAAGAGCACTTTCACACTCACGCCCTTCAAATTTTTGAGCCTGTCTTTGGACAAAACACCAGTTATGGTGGATCTGTACCTGAGCTGATACGAGTTTTCAAGGGAGAAGCTGCAGGTTCCGTTGAAATACGCCTTGAAATTGCCAGTGTCCCTGTCTAGCTCGTATCCTGTTACTCCTTTGGGAAGAAGGCCGATTGGGAAGTCATATTGTTGAAGCATCTCGTATGCTGATAGCGTGTCGTCGCTATAGGCAGAGGATGAGAGAATGAACAGGAGAAGTGCAAAGGGAAACACCAGTAACGGAGATGTGGGCTTTCTTGTATGAGACTCAGAGAAGGAAGCCATGAATTCCCAGTCTCGAAGAAGCTTTGTGAGCGGTGTTTGGTTAGGCGGAGATTGAGTGAGGCTGGCAAACAGAGGAGAGGACATGTGTACTTACGGATTGGGGAAGTTCATCAGTTGTGGTGGACGACTGGCTCAATGCATTGCACATTTCACGCAATAACAATGAAGGTGACAGTTTTGTCACATTTCTCATTAATAGAATAGAATCGTTTGAATGCCGTTTTATCTTTTGTTTGTACTGCGCTATTTTTGAGGCCTACATGGTGCCACGTAGCGTGGGGGTTTGGTTGGGCATTATCTTGATTCATGTTGCAGATGACATTTGGGAATTGGGTTTCATTCACAGTTTTAAGTAACAAATGAAGATTTTGAAGggtcagaaaatgaaagcttgaAAGTTGAAACCCAGGTGTCACTATGCCACAGACGCATGCAAGGTTGTCAGCAGATGGTGATTGGTGACGCCTCACACATAACGTTTGTGGaacagtcaatttatgcattcGAAAAAGGACAAggttaaagaaaaaattgccCATGAAGTTGTAAAAATGGATTCAATTCAACACGAAACTCTAATCTACTGGGGATGGGCCAAATAGCAAGCTGTTCGAGAAGAGATTGGATTGGCAACTGGACTGCAGAAACCAGAAATAGGCTGTCTTTGGGCGTCTGAGGCTGTTGTGAATCTCTCTGTCTAGGAGCGGCCCagttattttgaatattaatcaatcattcttcttctctctgttaTTGAATCTACCACCAGGTCCAGCCGACAAGGGGCGGTATGAATCACACTAAAACTCAAGCAAAGTTGGCAATTGATCTTTCTTTacaacaacaaactaaaaaaaaaattgataccCAGCTCTatgataaagaaaataacatcATCGTCGACATCGTTTCTCAGTTTTGCCATTTTAAAATAGAATGCCAAATGGTGACGACaacaaaattgtaaacaaTATACTAAAGCAAATGCAAGCATAGAAGAAAGCATAATTATAAGAACTATTTCTAGTGCAGATTATCTAAACTATTTCTAAACTATTTATAGTGCAGATTATCAAAACTATTTCTAAGTGACGGTAAGCAGAAACCATAAGAATTTTAAAGAGCAGTATAGGACCCTCGGAGTCATAAACCTGTCATCAGCACATGAAACTTACAAACATACCAGGCAGCcaattataatttttcttgaGACAAAAGTTTTCACCCTTGCTGGATCTCCTAACCCCTCAAAACACCCATCCATCGATGTTATGCCATCTGCAAATAATATGTAGCAGGAAGAAAATCTTGCCATAAGATAGATTCAATAAAATTACCAAAGAACTCTCCCTCCAACTAAAATTCATCTAAAATATAAACACGTAGACATAACATATCAGTTAACAGAAACTGGCTCTGATGGTTAGTAAAACagtttaaaataaacatattttatCAGAAGCGAAGTCACAATGCTATATAGATTGTAATGACTTTCTCTGAATTTAAGGTGAGCTGAGGGAGTCCATCCTACACCGATATACAAGCACAAACCAAACATCAGGTCCCAGCCTTATGAGGCTTACATCTAATGCGCAAAAGACGGTAGATATTAGAACACCACCACCTATAGCAAGTGGTACTGGGAGTAAGATAAATACAAGCCTAAAGAGAGTCAAGATTAGAAAACCAGCTAGACCTCAGTAAAATCCATAAGTTTGACAAGTCTCATAAATTCCCATTCTCTTTCAAGACAAGCTTTAGTGAGGTTGCATGCATTTTACTTATGTACTCAACCAGCGGGAGAATTTCAAAGATATAATGCAAATTCTTCAACGACTTGAAAGTAAATCATCAATACAATAACCAATGAGTAACTATGAGCCTGATACATACAGAAGAATCTTTGCATATCCCATGATACATTGAGAAACAACAATTGGCATTGGCAAATAACAAGGTTAGCAACGAAAAAGCTATGAAATAATTCCAATCACAATCAACAAGGGGTATTGTAGGGGAGGGGAAAAGGGGAAGGATCATACATACAGCTACGTAAACAAATCAATTCACATCCTTGAGTCTTTTTATCAATGCATCTAGAGATTTCTTCTTTGGGTTCTGCCTGCCTCCCCGGCTCCCAAAAGTTCCAAATAGCCGCTCAGAAGGATCCCTCAATTTTTCTGAAATAGCCACTACTTTTCTGTAGTCCAAGGTATTGTAACTCCTCTCCCTGATTACCGGATTAAGAAAATTCTCTGGATGATTGCTTAAgagtaaattaattaattgccTCAACTCAGCAAGTGCTGTTTTCAACTGATTTGCTTCCTCATCTGAGAGTAAAGGAGCTTGATTATCTGCAAAAGATTCCAACAGCCGAACATCCACATCAATGCTCATAATTGCATGTACAGTAAACCTCTTAACTGCATCCCCAAGTAAAGCCCCAACTATTTTCTCTGATATGTGAGAAAGGACATCCTGCAAAACTCGTTTAAGGACATGGGGAGGCAAAATCTGCTGAGCAGTGGAAACCAGGGTTTCCAAATATATGACCACCTCATTCACATATTCATTCCCATTCGGCAGAGCCTCATCGGCCATCCAGTTCACATTCTCAATCAACATCATGAACCCATCCACTTTTTGTTTAAGCAACCCAGAGAGTATCTCTTCTGCTGCATCACGGGCTTTGCAAAGCGGAAAATGCCTCCGCCCCCTCTCCACCATTCTCAAGGGAATGCCAGAAAGCTGAGCAGCATGTCGAAAGAAGAAATCACAAGCTCGCTCCATGACTGCCATATTAGCCGCTACTTGCATTGCCGGGGAGACCCCATGGATAGATACATTGATTAGCTTCAAAAGAGCCCCATCCAAAGCTTCACTTAACAATCGATCCAAATACTTCTTAACGACCTCAAAGAAATCAAGCTGCCCACCATACGACATGAAACTCACAGAATCCTCAATAAAAGACCGTACAATGCGGCAACAATCAGGCACCGTAGAACTAAATGGTGCAACATAAGGAAAAGCCGGTATGATATCAGAGGTCTGTATCTGAAACGAAAGAACATTCATGGAATATTCATACTCTTTCTTCATCAACATCTGATCAAACTTATCAGCAGAAAGTGCCTCAGCAATCTGTTTACGACAATCTGACAACAACAGCTCATGGTACTTATCCCTATGCTTGCTCAGAACATCAAGCAAAGGGTCAACCAGATATCCATACCTACGCAAAGTCACACCTAACAAGCTCACATAGTCCTTAATCAACAACAAGTGATTGGCCGTTTGCATCCTAGAAAACTGATCCTCCAAAACGGAACACATTTTACTAACAGCAGTTTCCCACAAATTCTCAACCTCCAATTTCGATATCAAACCGCCACCGGTCCTCACAATCCGATCctcaacaataaaaaatccGGCTATTTGCGCAAAGAAAGTTTGATGAGATTCAAGAAACGGAGTCATGGAAGATACCTGAAAATCAGAAGTGAGCTGAAGCTTTCGATTCTCGAAGTAATACTGCTTGAACCGGTCTTCAAGCCCTAGAGTCTGGTGAATATGATAGGCTCTGTACAAGGGAGTCAAATCAACCCCCGGAAATCCACTTCCACCGTTAATATCATCTCCAACCCCACCGCCGAGTCcatcttcgtcttcttcttccaaagcGTAGACGCAGTCCCTGAGGCTGAGGCGGCTCTGCTCCTCAGCTTGGCGTTGCTTGATTCTCAGATCCTCCTCTCGTTGCCTCGCCGAGGAAGCTTGACCGATCGCCAACTGACCAAGGTTCCGACTCACCACGCGGATCTCCACCAGCCAATCGCCGAACTCCTTGCTGACCTTCCGTTCGATATGCCACCGAATCTCTGGaatcttcttctccagcaTCCGCTTGAGCGTAGACGACGGCGTTTTGTCTAGGAACTCGGACTCGATGGTGTCGACGCACTTGAGCGCCATGTAGAAGTTGCTGCTGGAGAGATGGTAATTGGATCGGGAACAAAGCTCCATCAAACGAATACAGTTTCGAACCGATTCGAGCGCGAGATTGACGTTTCGGGAAACGTTTCGGGCTTCGACGAATGCGTCGAGGGAGGAGAGAAGAGGGAGGCCGACCGACTGAAGCTTGGTGTTGGAATCGTAGAGAGAAGACTTGAGGGAATCGACGTCGGAGAGGAGGGATCGGAGGTCATCGACGGCGAGGATGAAGTCTTGATAGTGGGCCTTGCAGACCTCCTCGATTTCAGACTCCTTGGATCGGGCGAAGTGGCGGAGGTGCTGGAGCAACGTATCGGGCTTGCCGGAAGTGAAGACCTTGCGGACAAACGGGCCCACATCCTCGCCGTTGCAGATGGCCGAGGAGAGGAGCAGTTGGTCGAGTTTTTCAGCCGAGTCTGCGCTTTCCGCGGCGGACGGAGCCACTTTCCGCCGAGATTTTGTGGATTGCATCGTGCACTTGTGGGGGAACAGAGCGCGGAGGGGATTTAGGAAAAATTacaagagagggagagaggagtAGTTACTTGGACATTTGAGGGAAGCTTTGCTGTTTGACTGAAAAGCCACTCGGAACGAGGGAAAATGTTAGGGATATACGAAGATTACGGTGGGGTAGTTTGGTAATTGGGAGAGATAATGATAAAATTCAACGGCGATTCTGACGGACGGGTGTCTGAATCTCTGACGATTGAATTGGTAATAGGGTAGGACAACAACAGATTTTAATCAACcctgtatttatttttgtcaaataaACGGAATTCGATTACCAATTCTTTATGTTATAGATTAAGTATGAATCATAATTAGCAGTGTATTGTATTATTTATCATTACTTTCGTTTGAAGTAAAATATTTGTGATAAATTCGATACTTATTTACGATTAGTTTTATTCTGAAAATGAATTGATCCGTTTGAAAGTACTTAGTAAATAACTTATAGTTTGGATGATTCATGAACTTAAgtattttcatatattgttTCGAATCAATAAATGGATAATTGCATTGCAGAAGAGATAATCCGCAGCTTAGGCGTAGAAGTTATGCCAGCTATAAGGAATAGGAAACTGCCCCACATGCGAGCTTGGTGGTATGATGTATAGGATGTCGATATATTAGAGGGTTGGGTTGGGGTGGATTAGGTTGGGTCGGCTGAGTTCTCTGGTTGCTGAATTATATAAATACCATGCAaagttcataaaaaataaggaTAAAGAAACAGAGGACATCCTCAGCACCAGAAAAGTAAAGGATGAAAAGGGACGTTGTAGAGTGGAGGCCACTTGGCGCCGCCGCGGTGGaacaaaatatgaatatgattgAGAAAACAACCGAATTCTTGTttcaattagtttttttttttttcgttcttttaaATCGTCTTTTCGAACGACTTTCCTTTCCATTTGCCGTCAAACACGttagaataattaaaattttatttgttgactgatctaataatttttttacacaTAAAAAAAGTGCGAAACAAAACGACTTTTAGATGAGAACAAACATAATTTATGGTATTTTGGCATGACCATTTACATCACTTTAGAAACCCTTTACTATTGATTTCATTCAGGGACGGAAATACACCTAATTAAGGAGGGGATAATAAGTCTTACTCTTCAAATAACACTATATAAGTTGCACCTTTCGAGTCttcatataattaaaataattcattatcCATTCATTATCATTTTGGTGACAAAGTCGACAAGTCTAAGAAACAGTCGTAAACAATTTAttctacaatttttttttcacgggctatgcattcttttttttcttttttttgccTATGTGTAGAGATGTGCAACTTTCCTCTTCTCTGTTTATTCTCCACATGCAATACAAAGGATTCTTTGGGAGGGTAAGTTATTCAATTGGCTGggctataatttttttttgggctggAAAAACAACAACCACCTGTATTGTAGCCCAGGTTAGTCATGCTTACGGTCTGTCCCTAATTTCATCCCAGTAACTCCAAGCAATATCCTAAACTATTGTTGCACCTAACAAGCTAGAAGTCTAATAGTCTACTTTTGCACCCCGATGTCTTTTGCTTCATTCCCTTTCCCAAATACTGTTTgtatacaaataaaagttatATTAATATCTTTTGTATTGCCATATTTTTTGTCATCGTAACTTATGTACTTGTTTTATTAGAGTGTTTAGAGTTACATGTTACGAGTGAATAGTAAATACATCTAGAACACAATATATGTTTTacgaatttgaaatttgagacTAAGTATAAGATTCATTAATCTTTAATAGATACAAACTTGACAAAGAAATCATAGGTGTCTAATTCCcattaatttttgagtttgaaggtAAGTTTTTCATTGCGGAAGTTGGAAGAGAGACACAATTTATTTTGCACCAAATAAAGTTTCACATTTTGCATATCAACCATCACCTAcgaatataatattttacataTCAAGGTAAATTAGACTATTTCATGCCGACTAGGTTACTTCACacttaaaaaatgaaatatggGTGTAGGAATCAAATTTTAGGGTGCAGTGCAAATTATCCCTTCTATAGACGGGGCTTTTGGGCTTgaagaaccttttttttttaaattaaaaaaaaaagaaaaaaaaaaggataaagaACACGAGGCCAGTGGGCCTATTTTTGTCTGGGTCAAGAAGCCCAATAACCCTTCATAGAAAAAGCCCCATTTATATAACAACTCGAGAGCTACGCAAGTTCGACTTTCCCAGCAAATAAAACCCTAGACCCCTTCTCTGCCTCAAGAGCAACAAGGAGCCGCTATGGTAATCTCCCTTCAAACCCTAAGACCCACATCTCTATTTTCTCCGACTTGCTCTGTAACTGTGTTCCTCTTCATGTTTATACTCGCAGGGTA
Proteins encoded:
- the LOC117636682 gene encoding uncharacterized protein At5g01610-like — translated: MSSLAAILALFVILSPFATSSTAAAGNDDSRSAYDIIQDFDFPMGLLPKGVTGYELDRSNGQFRAYLNGSCSFALEGSYQLKYKSTISGSISKNKLSGLTGVSVKVLFLWLNIVEVTRSGDNLEFSVGIASAAFPIDNFYECPQCGCGLDCVNGQVRKIKMNPLVSSI
- the LOC117636677 gene encoding exocyst complex component SEC15B — its product is MQSTKSRRKVAPSAAESADSAEKLDQLLLSSAICNGEDVGPFVRKVFTSGKPDTLLQHLRHFARSKESEIEEVCKAHYQDFILAVDDLRSLLSDVDSLKSSLYDSNTKLQSVGLPLLSSLDAFVEARNVSRNVNLALESVRNCIRLMELCSRSNYHLSSSNFYMALKCVDTIESEFLDKTPSSTLKRMLEKKIPEIRWHIERKVSKEFGDWLVEIRVVSRNLGQLAIGQASSARQREEDLRIKQRQAEEQSRLSLRDCVYALEEEDEDGLGGGVGDDINGGSGFPGVDLTPLYRAYHIHQTLGLEDRFKQYYFENRKLQLTSDFQVSSMTPFLESHQTFFAQIAGFFIVEDRIVRTGGGLISKLEVENLWETAVSKMCSVLEDQFSRMQTANHLLLIKDYVSLLGVTLRRYGYLVDPLLDVLSKHRDKYHELLLSDCRKQIAEALSADKFDQMLMKKEYEYSMNVLSFQIQTSDIIPAFPYVAPFSSTVPDCCRIVRSFIEDSVSFMSYGGQLDFFEVVKKYLDRLLSEALDGALLKLINVSIHGVSPAMQVAANMAVMERACDFFFRHAAQLSGIPLRMVERGRRHFPLCKARDAAEEILSGLLKQKVDGFMMLIENVNWMADEALPNGNEYVNEVVIYLETLVSTAQQILPPHVLKRVLQDVLSHISEKIVGALLGDAVKRFTVHAIMSIDVDVRLLESFADNQAPLLSDEEANQLKTALAELRQLINLLLSNHPENFLNPVIRERSYNTLDYRKVVAISEKLRDPSERLFGTFGSRGGRQNPKKKSLDALIKRLKDVN
- the LOC117636683 gene encoding uncharacterized protein LOC117636683 is translated as MSPKETLLWLSLFLLVSFSTPSASVNDELTVYEVLEDYDFPVGILPKGALGYELDNSTGKFTVYLNGTCSFSIDSYKLKYKSTITGVITDDKISSLSGIKVKVLFLWLSIVKVIRDDDKLEFSVGIASADFPVSNFVESPTCGCGFDCVNGKGRKIKINNLVSSA
- the LOC117636680 gene encoding uncharacterized protein LOC117636680 → MSSPLFASLTQSPPNQTPLTKLLRDWEFMASFSESHTRKPTSPLLVFPFALLLFILSSSAYSDDTLSAYEMLQQYDFPIGLLPKGVTGYELDRDTGNFKAYFNGTCSFSLENSYQLRYRSTITGVLSKDRLKNLKGVSVKVLFFWIDIVEVVRNGDELQFSVGIASADFSIDNFEESPQCGCGFACQQLVSSAVPSHSVRALMKSN